From a single Lactococcus allomyrinae genomic region:
- a CDS encoding PolC-type DNA polymerase III: MENLFEKLMEQIKLPDRARHSSYFSHADIENVEVHTASKFWHFQLIFDEILPVSTYKMLSELTEAAFSNIAQTKISVSTRESDFDEQKLNDYYQYALTLPELSDSAFASVFKKYHLEQRGVQINLLVEDNPRIDWFVKKYFPALEQRFADFGFGELKIRPVVDQKLTELSVAAHEEKVAARLAVQAAEQAQVNEIKKQRTEDRENKNTRETKPEFVETALSDGIAFGRKISGQSPITSMAFIAGEGSGVIFEGVVFEAAHREFTGKESGKTNHILELKMADETSTFMISKWGRKDEEIAQFDQIVSQVKAMNDSVSTDENENLADSLNGALWLRVQGNIEHDKYKDDLVMTANAIIEIQSKPTVDRVALQIKAVKSDKIQLGREIKNNEPITPMRSVSEFSTNGPVIFEGYVFKGELREIKSRKTGNISYLLEFEMTDYTSSFYVQRWVRGDEEINLAKQIKAGLWCRVRGTVQRDNFKNDLVLQLSDFIEIPTQNVREDKSDEKRVEFHAHTNMSQMDAIPSASSLVAQAARWGHKAIAITDHGGLQSFPEAHQAGKKNGVKIIYGVEANLVEDKIPIVYNEADVDMYDSTYVVFDVETTGLSAVHNDLIQIAATKMHKGNPIDEFDEFINPGYRLSEFTTELTGITDDHLKNAKPLYDVLTKFQKFCEGTILVAHNATFDVGFMNMNYSRNGLPIITNPVVDTLEFARNLYPEMKRFGLGQLTKKFQIGLEHHHMANFDAEATGRLLFVFLEELRTRNTGWISLLELNDKLVSEDSYKKVRPKHVTLYAKTQEGLKNLFKLVSYGNVRYYAGVPRIPRSVLEAHRTGLIIGSSCEVGEVFDAITNKTFEETLEIAKFYDFIEIFPPALYRALVAGGSFKSEKELEKTLKDLIKIGKTLGKPVLATGNLHYLNPEDAIYREIIVRSLGLGAEINWTQGHGEKAKPLPLPEAHFRTTDEMLKDFSFLDEKTAREIVIENTQKMADEFETLTPVRDDLYTPKMVFEGGESSEERIVRLTYERAHEWYGNPLPDIVDARLEKELRSILGNGFSVVYIISQELVKRSNERGYIVGSRGSVGSSLVATMIGITEVNPLAPHYRCPECQYFECFDDGTYGSGYDMPDKDCPNCGHKLIKDGHDIPFETFLGFKGDKVPDIDLNFSGDDQPFAHLDVRDIFGEDYAFRAGTIGTVAEKTAFGFVKGYERDYDQFYGNAEIDRLAAGSTGVKRTTGQHPGGIIVIPNYMDVYDFSPVQYPADDVNAEWQTTHFDFHAIHDNILKLDILGHDDPTMIRKLQSLSGIVPKDIPMDDEGVMQLFSGTESLGVTPEQLGVKLGTLGIPEMGTFTSMNMIAEAKPKTFADLLQISGLSHGTDVWAGNAQTLIQQGIADLSSVIGCRDDIMVYLIHAGLDNSMAFSIMERVRKGMWNKMPVDERERYVEAMRAHDVPEWYIESCSKIKYMFPKAHAAAYIMMALRVAYFKVHQPILYYCAWFSIRATAFDIGVMGAGLEAVKAKMKEIKDKGFDATNVETNLYTTLELCNEMLERGFTFGKINLYRSEATEFVIDGDTLIPPFVTMDGLGENVAKQIVSARKDGEFLSKMELRKRGGVSQTIIENMTNMGILGGMPDDNQLSLFEDFF; this comes from the coding sequence ATGGAAAATCTTTTTGAGAAATTGATGGAGCAAATAAAACTACCTGATCGTGCACGCCATTCAAGTTATTTCTCTCATGCTGATATTGAGAATGTCGAGGTGCATACAGCAAGTAAATTCTGGCACTTTCAGCTTATTTTTGATGAAATCTTGCCTGTCAGTACTTACAAGATGTTGTCAGAGCTGACAGAGGCAGCCTTTTCCAATATTGCCCAAACAAAAATTTCTGTCAGCACACGTGAGAGTGATTTTGATGAACAAAAGCTCAATGACTATTATCAATACGCATTGACTCTTCCAGAACTTTCTGATTCAGCATTTGCGAGTGTGTTTAAAAAATATCATTTAGAACAACGTGGTGTGCAAATTAACTTGCTTGTTGAAGATAATCCACGGATTGACTGGTTTGTCAAAAAATATTTCCCGGCTTTAGAGCAAAGATTTGCTGATTTTGGTTTTGGTGAATTAAAAATTCGTCCAGTTGTTGATCAGAAACTTACGGAACTGTCAGTAGCTGCTCATGAAGAAAAAGTAGCTGCAAGGTTGGCGGTACAAGCAGCTGAACAAGCTCAAGTCAATGAGATTAAAAAACAGCGAACAGAAGATAGAGAAAATAAAAATACTAGAGAAACTAAGCCAGAATTCGTTGAGACAGCGTTGTCAGATGGCATTGCTTTTGGGCGAAAAATTAGTGGACAAAGCCCAATTACGAGCATGGCTTTTATTGCTGGTGAAGGTTCGGGTGTCATTTTTGAAGGTGTTGTATTTGAAGCGGCTCATCGTGAATTTACAGGTAAAGAGTCAGGAAAAACTAATCATATTTTAGAGCTGAAAATGGCTGACGAAACATCAACCTTTATGATTTCCAAATGGGGGCGTAAAGATGAAGAAATTGCTCAATTTGACCAAATTGTAAGTCAAGTTAAAGCGATGAATGATTCTGTCAGTACTGACGAAAATGAAAACCTTGCTGACAGCTTGAATGGTGCGCTGTGGTTACGTGTTCAAGGAAATATTGAACATGATAAATATAAAGATGACCTTGTGATGACAGCAAATGCTATAATTGAAATTCAGTCTAAACCAACTGTAGATAGAGTAGCCCTCCAAATCAAAGCCGTAAAATCTGATAAAATTCAACTTGGACGTGAAATTAAAAACAATGAGCCAATCACTCCAATGCGCTCTGTCAGTGAATTTTCAACGAACGGACCAGTTATTTTTGAGGGTTACGTCTTTAAAGGAGAACTCCGCGAAATTAAATCTCGCAAAACTGGCAACATCAGCTATCTTCTCGAATTTGAAATGACTGACTATACATCCAGTTTTTATGTCCAACGTTGGGTACGTGGAGATGAAGAAATCAACCTTGCCAAGCAAATCAAAGCAGGACTTTGGTGTCGTGTACGAGGGACAGTACAACGTGATAATTTTAAAAACGATTTAGTGCTTCAGCTATCAGATTTCATTGAAATTCCAACACAAAATGTTCGTGAAGACAAATCTGATGAAAAGCGTGTGGAATTTCATGCACATACCAACATGAGTCAGATGGATGCTATTCCCTCTGCTTCAAGTCTTGTTGCTCAAGCTGCAAGATGGGGCCATAAGGCGATAGCAATTACGGACCATGGTGGTTTACAATCTTTCCCGGAAGCTCATCAAGCGGGGAAGAAAAATGGAGTTAAAATCATTTATGGTGTTGAGGCAAATCTTGTAGAAGATAAGATTCCGATTGTTTATAATGAAGCGGATGTTGATATGTACGATTCAACTTACGTTGTATTTGACGTGGAAACAACAGGACTTTCAGCTGTTCATAATGACTTAATTCAGATTGCGGCAACAAAAATGCATAAAGGAAATCCTATTGATGAATTTGATGAATTTATCAATCCTGGATATCGTCTAAGTGAATTTACCACAGAGTTGACAGGAATTACAGATGACCATCTAAAAAATGCGAAACCACTTTATGATGTGTTAACGAAGTTCCAAAAATTCTGTGAAGGGACAATTTTGGTTGCCCACAATGCCACATTTGACGTCGGTTTTATGAACATGAACTATTCAAGAAATGGTTTGCCAATCATTACAAACCCTGTCGTAGATACCCTAGAGTTTGCTAGAAATTTATATCCTGAAATGAAGCGGTTCGGTTTGGGTCAATTGACTAAAAAGTTCCAAATCGGTCTTGAACATCACCACATGGCAAACTTTGATGCGGAAGCTACAGGGCGCTTGCTTTTTGTCTTCCTAGAAGAACTTCGCACGAGAAATACAGGTTGGATAAGTCTTTTAGAGTTGAATGATAAGCTTGTATCGGAAGATTCTTACAAAAAAGTTCGTCCAAAGCACGTTACGCTTTATGCCAAAACACAAGAAGGATTGAAAAATCTTTTTAAACTGGTCAGTTATGGCAATGTTCGTTATTATGCAGGAGTACCGAGAATCCCACGTAGCGTACTTGAAGCACATCGTACAGGCCTTATCATTGGTTCTAGCTGCGAAGTTGGTGAAGTGTTTGATGCAATTACGAATAAAACTTTTGAAGAAACATTGGAAATTGCAAAATTTTATGACTTTATTGAAATCTTTCCACCAGCGCTCTATAGAGCGTTGGTAGCTGGTGGATCATTTAAGTCTGAAAAAGAACTAGAAAAAACACTCAAAGACCTAATCAAGATTGGTAAGACACTTGGTAAACCAGTACTTGCGACAGGCAATCTTCATTACCTCAACCCCGAAGATGCCATTTATCGTGAAATCATTGTGAGGAGTCTAGGGCTGGGAGCGGAAATTAACTGGACTCAAGGCCATGGTGAGAAAGCTAAACCGTTACCACTTCCCGAAGCTCATTTTCGCACAACGGATGAGATGTTAAAAGATTTTAGTTTTCTTGATGAAAAAACAGCACGTGAGATTGTTATTGAAAACACTCAAAAAATGGCTGATGAATTTGAAACTTTGACTCCTGTGCGTGATGATCTTTATACTCCTAAAATGGTTTTTGAAGGTGGAGAATCTTCTGAAGAACGTATAGTACGTTTGACTTATGAACGAGCACATGAGTGGTATGGAAACCCTTTACCTGATATTGTTGATGCAAGGCTAGAAAAAGAGCTGCGTTCAATTTTGGGGAATGGCTTTTCGGTGGTTTATATTATCTCGCAGGAGTTGGTAAAACGCTCTAATGAACGTGGTTATATCGTTGGTTCCCGTGGTTCTGTCGGCTCTAGTTTGGTTGCAACGATGATTGGTATTACAGAAGTTAATCCGCTTGCGCCTCACTATCGTTGCCCAGAATGTCAATATTTTGAATGTTTTGATGATGGAACATATGGTTCTGGCTATGATATGCCAGACAAGGATTGTCCAAACTGTGGACACAAGCTCATCAAGGACGGACATGACATTCCCTTTGAAACTTTCCTTGGTTTTAAAGGGGATAAGGTTCCTGATATTGACTTGAATTTCTCGGGTGATGACCAACCTTTTGCTCACTTAGATGTGCGTGATATTTTTGGTGAAGATTACGCATTTCGCGCAGGAACCATTGGTACAGTCGCGGAAAAAACAGCTTTTGGATTTGTCAAAGGATATGAGCGCGATTACGATCAGTTTTATGGCAATGCAGAAATTGACCGATTGGCTGCTGGTTCCACAGGTGTCAAACGAACAACAGGTCAGCACCCTGGTGGGATTATCGTTATCCCAAATTATATGGATGTTTACGATTTTAGTCCTGTGCAATATCCAGCTGATGATGTCAACGCTGAATGGCAAACGACTCACTTTGATTTCCACGCAATTCATGACAACATTTTGAAACTCGATATTCTTGGGCATGATGATCCTACGATGATTCGTAAGTTACAAAGTTTATCGGGTATTGTACCAAAAGATATTCCAATGGACGATGAGGGAGTTATGCAGCTTTTTAGTGGTACAGAGTCGTTGGGGGTTACTCCTGAACAACTGGGTGTCAAGCTTGGCACACTTGGTATCCCAGAGATGGGAACTTTTACCTCCATGAACATGATTGCGGAGGCTAAACCAAAAACTTTTGCTGATTTGCTACAAATTTCTGGTCTTTCTCATGGTACAGACGTTTGGGCAGGAAATGCTCAAACCTTGATTCAACAAGGTATTGCGGACTTGTCAAGCGTTATTGGCTGTCGGGATGACATCATGGTTTATTTGATTCATGCAGGATTGGATAACTCGATGGCCTTTAGCATCATGGAGCGCGTGCGTAAAGGAATGTGGAATAAAATGCCTGTTGATGAGCGAGAACGTTATGTCGAAGCGATGCGTGCACACGATGTCCCAGAGTGGTATATTGAGTCGTGCTCTAAGATTAAATATATGTTTCCGAAAGCTCATGCGGCGGCCTATATCATGATGGCACTACGAGTGGCTTATTTTAAAGTTCATCAACCTATTCTTTACTATTGTGCTTGGTTTTCTATTCGGGCGACTGCCTTTGATATTGGAGTCATGGGTGCAGGGCTTGAAGCGGTCAAAGCCAAAATGAAAGAAATTAAGGATAAAGGTTTTGATGCGACAAATGTTGAGACTAACCTCTATACAACGTTAGAACTTTGTAATGAGATGTTGGAACGTGGGTTTACTTTTGGTAAGATCAACCTCTATCGGTCAGAAGCAACGGAATTTGTGATTGATGGTGATACGTTAATCCCACCATTTGTTACGATGGATGGTTTGGGAGAGAACGTTGCAAAACAAATTGTTTCAGCAAGAAAAGATGGTGAATTCTTGAGTAAAATGGAACTCCGCAAGCGTGGTGGAGTTTCTCAAACAATTATTGAAAATATGACAAATATGGGTATTCTAGGAGGAATGCCTGATGATAATCAACTCAGCCTTTTTGAAGACTTCTTTTAA
- a CDS encoding FAD-dependent oxidoreductase: MIKEFAMKIVIVGSSHAGICAALRALEEYPEAEITLYDKRDQVSFVSQGIISYLSGRKTTLFQSSYSSVYELERVGLAMQMKTVVEAIDIKSKKITYRILDSDKLLTDTYDKLIFATGSYPSMPSIPFDKESKLYFLKSMEDAIETDEFLKNSKSVAVIGGGMTGVEFARITQSRGIQTTMIHRNKCLLNDYLDEPASHLLEKQLNSEGIRTILNTDVTSITGEGGATIINMEAREALAVDGAIFTIGFRPNSYLLSNQVELGDNGAILVDEYMQTSHQDVFAVGDVSTTYVNLLDKNLYLPHASDAVRDGEIAAINLGGPRQKINSTQGTYHVPMNDLVLAMTGITMKQAVESGYDADAVHMLNQHLEGHSPSNIWMIYERRTHKILGLQCIGKTKDMAEYVNIVSLAIQQELTVEDIEFTDFYFEHGYKDPRGFNRILARLMRENEK; this comes from the coding sequence ATGATAAAAGAATTTGCCATGAAAATAGTAATTGTTGGTAGCTCTCATGCGGGCATTTGTGCAGCGCTGCGAGCGTTAGAAGAGTACCCCGAAGCCGAAATCACGCTTTACGACAAGCGTGACCAGGTTTCTTTTGTTTCTCAAGGAATTATTTCTTACCTTTCTGGTAGAAAGACGACACTTTTTCAATCAAGTTATTCCTCTGTCTATGAATTGGAAAGGGTCGGTCTGGCTATGCAGATGAAAACGGTAGTTGAGGCGATTGATATAAAATCAAAAAAGATAACTTACCGCATATTAGATTCGGATAAACTATTGACAGATACCTATGATAAGTTAATATTTGCAACAGGTTCTTATCCATCAATGCCATCTATTCCTTTTGATAAAGAAAGCAAACTTTACTTTTTAAAGAGTATGGAGGATGCTATCGAAACAGATGAATTTCTTAAAAACTCTAAGTCAGTAGCTGTTATTGGCGGTGGAATGACAGGGGTAGAGTTTGCTCGTATTACTCAAAGTCGAGGGATTCAGACAACAATGATTCATCGAAACAAGTGCTTATTGAATGATTATCTTGATGAACCTGCAAGTCATCTGCTAGAAAAACAACTTAATTCTGAAGGCATCAGAACAATACTGAATACCGATGTAACCTCTATTACAGGGGAGGGCGGAGCAACAATTATTAATATGGAAGCAAGAGAAGCTCTCGCAGTAGATGGCGCGATATTCACGATTGGCTTTCGGCCTAATTCATACTTACTCAGCAATCAAGTTGAACTTGGGGATAATGGCGCAATACTGGTTGATGAATATATGCAGACAAGTCATCAGGATGTCTTTGCAGTTGGAGATGTTTCAACAACTTACGTCAACCTGCTTGATAAAAATCTCTATTTACCCCATGCTTCAGATGCAGTGCGAGATGGAGAAATTGCGGCAATTAATCTAGGTGGCCCTCGTCAAAAAATTAATAGTACACAAGGAACTTATCATGTACCAATGAACGATCTTGTTCTTGCTATGACTGGTATCACCATGAAGCAAGCGGTAGAGTCAGGTTATGATGCAGATGCGGTACATATGCTAAATCAGCATCTAGAGGGGCATTCTCCAAGTAATATTTGGATGATTTATGAACGGAGAACTCATAAGATTCTCGGCTTGCAATGTATAGGAAAAACTAAAGATATGGCAGAATATGTTAATATTGTGTCGCTTGCAATCCAACAAGAATTGACGGTTGAAGATATTGAGTTTACAGATTTTTATTTTGAGCATGGATATAAAGACCCACGGGGTTTTAATCGTATATTAGCGCGCTTAATGCGTGAAAATGAAAAATAA
- a CDS encoding proline--tRNA ligase: MKQSKMLIPTLREMPSDAQVISHALLMRAGYVRQVSAGIYAYLPLANRVLEKLKNIMREEFDEIGAVELLAPTLLTADLWRESGRYETYGADLYKLKNRDSSDFILGPTHEETMTALVRDEITSYKKLPLNVYQIAAKYRDEKRPRYGLLRGREFIMKDGYSFHADYDSLDETYNDYKKAYEKIFERAGLKFRPIIGDGGAMGGKDSQEFMAITDDRTNIENWLVLSKNISSIEEIPSSVLEDIKMELDKWLVAGEDTLVYAEGGDYAANLEMASSQFEPTASYTEELELEKVATPDAKTIEEVSTFLDIEPRELVKTLVYKADEELVVVLLRGDDELNEVKLVNHLGSDFLEAAAEEDVFELLGAHFGSLGPVGLKNVKIIADREVEVMKNVVVGADEDGFHYKNANLGRDFEVSEFTDLRTVREGEVSPDGRGTLKFARGIEIGHIFKLGTRYSDAMNANVLDANGRSIPMIMGCYGIGVSRLLSAILEQFARIYVEKTPKEEFKFSWSINFPKELAPFDIHLVPVNTKDEAAMALTNELEEKLRGKGYQVLVDDRNERAGVKFADSDLIGLPVRVTIGKKAAEGIVEVKIRATGEVVEINKDELVNTIEILSN, encoded by the coding sequence ATGAAACAATCAAAAATGCTTATCCCAACACTTCGGGAAATGCCATCAGATGCACAAGTTATTAGCCATGCGCTTCTCATGCGTGCTGGTTATGTTCGTCAAGTATCAGCAGGAATTTATGCTTATCTCCCTCTTGCTAATCGTGTACTTGAAAAATTGAAGAATATCATGCGCGAAGAATTCGATGAAATTGGTGCAGTTGAACTTCTCGCTCCAACCTTATTGACTGCAGATTTGTGGCGTGAATCAGGTCGCTACGAGACTTATGGAGCAGACCTTTATAAGTTGAAAAATCGAGATTCCTCTGATTTTATTCTTGGTCCAACTCATGAAGAAACGATGACAGCACTCGTGCGTGACGAAATCACTTCATATAAAAAACTTCCTCTCAATGTTTATCAAATTGCTGCGAAATACCGTGACGAAAAACGTCCGCGCTACGGTCTCTTGCGTGGTCGTGAGTTTATCATGAAAGACGGATATAGCTTCCATGCTGATTATGATTCATTAGACGAAACTTATAATGATTACAAAAAAGCCTATGAAAAAATCTTTGAGCGCGCTGGTCTTAAATTCCGTCCTATTATTGGTGATGGTGGAGCGATGGGCGGTAAAGATAGTCAAGAATTTATGGCGATTACAGATGACCGTACAAATATTGAAAATTGGCTTGTTTTAAGCAAAAATATTAGTTCAATTGAAGAAATTCCAAGCTCAGTGCTTGAGGACATCAAGATGGAGCTTGACAAATGGTTGGTTGCTGGTGAAGATACATTAGTGTATGCAGAAGGTGGCGATTATGCTGCAAATCTAGAAATGGCATCAAGTCAATTTGAACCAACAGCAAGTTATACTGAAGAACTTGAACTTGAAAAAGTAGCAACACCAGATGCTAAAACAATTGAAGAAGTTTCAACTTTCCTTGATATTGAACCACGAGAACTTGTGAAGACCTTGGTCTATAAAGCTGATGAAGAGTTGGTTGTTGTCCTTTTACGTGGTGATGATGAGCTTAATGAAGTTAAATTAGTCAATCATCTAGGGAGTGACTTCCTTGAAGCAGCTGCAGAAGAAGACGTATTTGAACTTCTAGGCGCGCATTTTGGTTCACTTGGACCAGTTGGATTAAAAAATGTAAAGATTATTGCTGACCGTGAAGTTGAAGTTATGAAAAATGTTGTTGTAGGTGCTGACGAAGACGGGTTCCACTACAAGAATGCAAATCTTGGTCGCGATTTTGAAGTCTCAGAATTTACTGACTTACGTACTGTTCGCGAAGGAGAGGTTTCTCCCGATGGACGTGGTACATTGAAATTTGCTCGTGGAATTGAAATTGGGCACATTTTCAAACTTGGCACACGTTATTCAGATGCTATGAATGCCAACGTTTTAGATGCTAATGGTCGTTCGATTCCAATGATTATGGGCTGTTATGGGATTGGTGTGAGCCGACTGCTCTCTGCAATCTTGGAACAATTCGCTCGTATTTATGTCGAAAAAACACCGAAAGAAGAATTCAAATTTAGCTGGTCAATTAATTTCCCTAAAGAATTAGCTCCTTTTGATATTCACCTTGTTCCTGTTAACACTAAAGATGAAGCAGCAATGGCGTTGACTAATGAATTAGAGGAAAAACTTCGTGGTAAAGGTTATCAAGTATTGGTTGATGATCGCAATGAACGTGCGGGTGTTAAATTTGCTGATAGTGACCTGATTGGCTTACCAGTACGTGTTACCATTGGTAAAAAAGCTGCAGAAGGTATTGTCGAAGTTAAAATACGTGCAACAGGTGAAGTTGTTGAAATCAACAAAGATGAACTTGTTAACACGATTGAAATTTTGAGCAATTAA
- the rseP gene encoding RIP metalloprotease RseP — MIETLITFIIIFGIIVAIHEYGHLWWAKRAGILVREYAIGMGPKIFAHRAKDGTLYTIRILPLGGYVRLAGWGDDKTEIKKGMPASLVMGLTESEVTDSVSVSDKITRINLSEHVELDHAIPMLVTDYDFEKELYIEGEVFGETKRYSVYHDATIIEEDGTEVRIAPIDVQYQSVGVIHKILTNFGGPLNNFILGIIAFIVLTFMQGGVPSNTNVVGQVEHSTPAYSAGLKAGDKIQSVNGENTDNWSEVVSAITASEGKKLNLQISRGGADKELSVTPKKIDGAYRVGIMQSIKTGFFDKVTGGFVQAGQAATAIFKALGSLIARPSLDKLGGPVAIYQLSGEAARAGLTAIVYLLAMLSINLGIVNLFPIPVLDGGKIVLNIIEAIRGKALSQEKESIITLVGVVFMVVLFIAVTWNDILRAFVH; from the coding sequence TTGATTGAGACTTTGATTACCTTCATCATCATTTTTGGAATTATTGTTGCGATTCATGAGTATGGTCATCTTTGGTGGGCAAAACGTGCAGGAATTTTGGTGCGCGAATATGCAATCGGCATGGGACCAAAAATCTTTGCTCATCGCGCTAAAGATGGGACGTTATATACTATTCGTATTTTACCTCTGGGAGGCTATGTCCGTTTGGCCGGATGGGGTGATGACAAGACTGAGATTAAAAAGGGTATGCCAGCATCTCTTGTCATGGGACTGACAGAATCAGAAGTTACTGACAGCGTTTCTGTCAGTGATAAAATTACAAGAATTAATCTGTCAGAGCACGTAGAGCTTGACCACGCTATTCCAATGCTTGTGACCGATTATGATTTTGAAAAAGAGCTATATATTGAAGGTGAGGTTTTCGGCGAAACAAAGCGGTACAGTGTTTACCATGATGCGACAATCATTGAAGAAGATGGGACAGAAGTTCGTATTGCACCGATTGATGTTCAATATCAATCAGTAGGTGTTATTCATAAAATACTGACAAACTTTGGCGGACCGCTGAATAATTTCATTTTAGGAATTATAGCCTTTATCGTCTTAACCTTCATGCAAGGTGGAGTCCCGTCAAATACAAATGTAGTTGGACAAGTTGAACACAGCACACCAGCTTATAGTGCAGGATTGAAAGCTGGCGATAAGATTCAGTCTGTAAACGGAGAAAATACTGACAACTGGTCGGAAGTTGTATCAGCAATTACAGCTTCTGAAGGCAAAAAATTAAACCTTCAAATTAGTAGAGGCGGTGCTGACAAGGAACTGTCAGTAACACCAAAAAAAATTGATGGTGCTTACCGTGTAGGAATCATGCAATCAATTAAAACGGGCTTCTTTGACAAGGTGACAGGCGGTTTTGTTCAAGCAGGACAAGCAGCAACAGCTATCTTTAAAGCACTAGGTAGCTTGATTGCACGACCGAGTCTGGATAAATTAGGAGGACCAGTAGCAATTTACCAGTTGAGTGGTGAAGCTGCCCGTGCTGGATTGACAGCTATTGTTTATCTTCTTGCCATGCTCTCTATTAACCTTGGAATTGTGAACCTTTTCCCAATTCCAGTGCTTGATGGTGGAAAAATTGTACTGAACATCATTGAGGCAATTCGGGGAAAAGCCTTATCACAAGAGAAGGAATCAATCATTACACTTGTCGGAGTTGTTTTTATGGTTGTACTCTTTATTGCCGTTACTTGGAATGACATTCTACGTGCCTTTGTCCACTAA
- a CDS encoding phosphatidate cytidylyltransferase, producing the protein MTQRIITGVVAGGIFLALLVLGGVYFQILVGLLVIIAMHELFKMYKLQLLSFEGILATLASLSLALPIGQHFLGLNVDGGMMLFTLFLFAMLTGMVFSNGKYSFEDVAFPFLSAFYVGIGFQNLLTARQSSIYIVFLALFIVWATDIGAYAIGRTLKTRFPQKLLPSVSPNKTVVGSLGGIVSAVVVALIMFFLYSKELPQIGFIKLILFTVIFSIVGQIGDLVESSIKRHFGVKDSGKLLPGHGGILDRFDNLIFVFPIMHLLGLF; encoded by the coding sequence CTTAGCGCTTCTGGTATTGGGAGGAGTGTATTTCCAGATTTTAGTGGGATTGCTTGTAATTATTGCAATGCATGAACTCTTTAAAATGTATAAGCTCCAACTTCTTTCTTTTGAGGGAATTTTGGCAACTTTGGCTTCTCTATCACTTGCTCTTCCTATTGGTCAGCATTTCCTCGGGCTTAATGTTGATGGTGGAATGATGCTCTTTACACTTTTTTTATTTGCAATGCTTACAGGAATGGTTTTTTCAAATGGGAAGTATTCCTTTGAAGATGTAGCATTTCCATTTTTATCAGCTTTTTATGTAGGGATTGGTTTCCAAAATCTTTTGACGGCGCGTCAAAGTAGTATTTATATTGTATTTTTGGCTCTTTTTATTGTTTGGGCGACGGATATTGGTGCATACGCGATAGGACGAACACTAAAAACACGCTTTCCGCAAAAACTTTTGCCATCAGTTTCACCTAATAAGACAGTCGTTGGCTCTCTTGGGGGAATTGTTTCAGCTGTTGTGGTTGCTCTGATTATGTTTTTCCTTTATAGCAAAGAATTACCTCAAATCGGCTTTATAAAATTGATTTTGTTCACGGTAATTTTTTCTATTGTGGGACAAATTGGAGATTTGGTAGAGTCAAGTATTAAACGACATTTTGGAGTGAAAGATTCTGGGAAACTGTTGCCAGGTCATGGGGGTATTCTTGACAGATTTGACAATCTTATTTTCGTTTTCCCAATCATGCACTTGCTTGGACTTTTTTAA